In Pseudobacter ginsenosidimutans, the following are encoded in one genomic region:
- a CDS encoding FecR domain-containing protein, with translation MTTVDQIADILLRHLQGTLSDAEQEQLRQWLSVSAQRRHFFAQLDDEEKLREQLLLFIPETEAATEDAIFAKINAIRHQEEEAKVIPLRKRGWIRYAAAAVILVGGVSYFWITGSKDQPSQPKPALAKTEILPGTTGAVLTLADGRQVILDSAGNGLIATESGTAVVLENGKLLYGANDEGTGKTSFNTMTTPKGRQFQLILPDGTKVWLNANSSIRYPVEFAGHERKVYIAGEAYFEVAKDMRRPFFVNVNNIADVEVLGTEFNVNAYDNEKLIRTTLINGSVRVAALETEPRTDGRLNELILKPGQEAQVANITAAQKQRQGKNPISLSDEVDIEKVTAWKNGFFNFENADIGEVMRQLERWYDIEVVYENSVPDIDFVGEIGRNFPLKDVLDFLQRAEVSFRLEEGRRLVVLNK, from the coding sequence ATGACAACTGTTGACCAGATAGCAGACATATTGCTCAGGCATCTTCAGGGAACTTTATCCGATGCAGAACAGGAACAGCTCCGGCAATGGCTGTCTGTTTCTGCGCAACGCCGTCATTTCTTTGCGCAGCTGGATGATGAAGAAAAACTGCGTGAACAATTGCTGCTTTTCATTCCGGAAACAGAAGCAGCAACAGAAGACGCCATCTTCGCAAAGATCAATGCTATCAGGCATCAGGAAGAAGAAGCAAAAGTTATCCCCCTCCGGAAACGAGGCTGGATACGCTATGCAGCGGCTGCCGTAATATTAGTAGGAGGCGTGAGCTATTTCTGGATCACCGGCAGCAAAGATCAGCCTTCACAACCCAAGCCTGCACTCGCCAAAACCGAGATCCTGCCTGGCACCACCGGCGCAGTGCTCACACTGGCAGATGGAAGACAGGTAATACTCGACAGCGCAGGCAATGGCCTCATCGCCACCGAAAGCGGAACAGCAGTAGTATTGGAAAACGGAAAACTCCTTTATGGCGCCAATGATGAAGGAACGGGTAAAACATCTTTCAATACCATGACCACGCCCAAAGGAAGACAATTCCAACTAATCCTTCCCGACGGCACCAAAGTCTGGCTCAATGCCAACAGCTCTATCCGCTACCCGGTTGAATTTGCCGGCCATGAACGCAAAGTATACATAGCAGGCGAAGCATATTTTGAAGTGGCAAAAGATATGCGCAGACCATTTTTTGTAAATGTGAACAATATTGCAGACGTTGAAGTACTCGGCACAGAGTTCAACGTGAACGCCTACGATAATGAAAAACTGATCCGCACCACGCTCATCAATGGCAGCGTACGCGTTGCAGCCCTTGAAACAGAACCCCGTACCGACGGGCGTTTGAACGAACTGATCCTAAAACCCGGACAAGAGGCCCAGGTAGCAAACATAACAGCTGCTCAAAAGCAACGACAAGGTAAGAATCCCATTTCTTTATCCGATGAAGTGGATATCGAAAAAGTCACCGCCTGGAAAAATGGATTCTTCAATTTCGAGAATGCGGACATAGGTGAAGTGATGAGACAGCTCGAACGCTGGTACGATATAGAAGTTGTATACGAGAATAGTGTACCTGATATAGATTTTGTGGGAGAGATCGGCAGGAATTTCCCGCTCAAAGATGTCCTCGATTTCCTGCAACGGGCGGAAGTTTCTTTCCGTCTGGAAGAAGGCAGAAGACTGGTGGTGCTCAATAAATAA
- a CDS encoding RagB/SusD family nutrient uptake outer membrane protein yields the protein MKKKLFYITAIMGATLFGSCSKFLEEKSQSEVIPKTTVDFRELLMGSGYYPSQEPAAFLYFMDDDVEFNSTFDNGSAVGSSTAKMYYPAFSWQPFFVDYNGLGDPVAQDPGTTGYATYYAWIKGCNAVLDYIDDAIGTQAERDRVKAEALAVRALYYWRLVNLYGDPYNSNPNGLAVPLKLTSTIEEVPTKRATVKEVYDVIVRDLREATRLMDPMPVVRTDYHINQPAIHILLSRVYLFMENWEGSVAEADKAFEQGSRLWDMTQLTAAYLHNYSNPEVEWLYGGSTQPDQSTYIPSNHLLGMFDENDARRKYGFGLSNQNVNYVLVSKLATGVDLRQSIRTSEAVLNRAEANVQLNQLTPAMNDLNALRRYRIPNYADENITDKAQLLQAIRDERRKEFCYELFRWFDLRRYGMPSISHVYKAEPGQPDQTYVLKEKDPMYVLPFPNSLLIRNPALEQNPSAKMGERPGN from the coding sequence ATGAAAAAGAAATTATTCTATATAACCGCCATCATGGGAGCAACTCTCTTCGGAAGTTGTTCCAAATTCCTCGAAGAGAAATCGCAGAGCGAAGTGATCCCGAAAACAACTGTGGACTTCAGGGAGCTGCTAATGGGCTCTGGATATTATCCTTCCCAGGAACCTGCCGCATTTCTTTACTTCATGGATGATGATGTTGAGTTCAACTCAACCTTCGATAACGGATCGGCAGTAGGAAGCTCCACGGCAAAAATGTATTATCCTGCTTTTTCCTGGCAGCCGTTCTTTGTTGATTATAATGGATTGGGCGATCCTGTGGCTCAGGATCCCGGCACTACAGGATATGCTACCTACTACGCCTGGATCAAAGGCTGTAATGCAGTGCTCGATTATATCGATGATGCCATCGGTACACAGGCGGAACGCGATCGTGTGAAAGCGGAAGCCCTGGCCGTACGTGCGCTTTACTACTGGCGTCTCGTTAACCTCTACGGAGATCCATACAATTCAAATCCTAACGGACTGGCCGTTCCGCTGAAGCTAACTTCCACTATCGAGGAAGTACCCACGAAGCGCGCCACTGTTAAAGAAGTGTACGATGTGATCGTGCGAGATCTGAGAGAAGCAACCAGGCTGATGGACCCGATGCCGGTTGTTCGCACGGATTATCATATCAATCAGCCGGCCATTCATATCCTGCTCTCCCGTGTATATCTTTTCATGGAGAACTGGGAAGGATCTGTGGCTGAGGCAGACAAAGCTTTCGAACAGGGAAGCCGTCTCTGGGATATGACGCAGCTCACTGCCGCTTACCTTCACAATTATTCCAATCCGGAAGTGGAGTGGCTGTATGGTGGCAGTACACAGCCTGATCAATCCACTTATATCCCCTCCAATCATTTGCTGGGCATGTTCGATGAAAATGATGCACGCCGCAAATATGGATTTGGATTGAGTAACCAGAATGTGAATTACGTATTGGTATCCAAACTTGCTACAGGCGTTGATCTCAGGCAGAGCATCCGCACTTCCGAAGCCGTCCTTAACAGAGCTGAGGCAAATGTTCAGCTGAATCAACTGACCCCGGCTATGAATGATCTCAATGCATTGCGCAGGTATCGCATTCCCAACTATGCAGATGAGAATATTACAGACAAAGCACAGTTGCTGCAGGCTATCCGGGATGAGCGCAGAAAGGAATTCTGTTATGAGCTGTTCCGCTGGTTCGATCTCCGACGCTACGGAATGCCTTCCATTTCCCATGTTTACAAAGCTGAGCCAGGTCAACCGGACCAGACCTACGTTTTGAAAGAGAAGGATCCTATGTACGTATTGCCTTTCCCGAACAGCCTGCTGATCCGTAACCCGGCACTGGAACAGAATCCTTCCGCTAAAATGGGCGAAAGGCCAGGCAATTGA
- a CDS encoding ABC transporter ATP-binding protein, whose amino-acid sequence MENPIVKVENLSHRYTAQWAIRDINFEIRDKGVVGLLGSNGAGKSTTMNIICGVLKQTKGEVFINGINLKDKPVEAKRNIGFMPQKLPLHLDFTVEEYLTYCADLRMIDKHKVKEMVGAAAERCGVAHFRGRLLRNLSGGYQQRVGIAQAIVHNPKFVVLDEPTNGLDPNQILEVRNLIKEISQDRSVLLSTHILTEVQATCQDIKMIEEGKIVFAGTIEMFDNYIEPNSLILSLDTPPLQDELMKLEGVKSVEQMASYKFRLGYDGDKRTAQKIAAASVNNGWGLMEMMIEKSSLDAVFASLSKKNPN is encoded by the coding sequence ATGGAAAATCCCATTGTTAAAGTAGAAAACCTGAGTCACCGCTATACTGCGCAGTGGGCCATCAGGGATATAAATTTCGAGATCCGCGATAAAGGCGTTGTTGGCCTGCTGGGATCCAATGGCGCAGGGAAGTCTACCACCATGAATATCATCTGCGGAGTGCTCAAGCAAACCAAAGGCGAAGTGTTCATCAATGGCATCAATCTGAAGGATAAACCGGTGGAGGCTAAACGAAATATCGGTTTCATGCCTCAGAAACTCCCGCTGCACCTGGATTTTACAGTGGAAGAATACCTCACTTACTGTGCCGATCTCCGTATGATCGATAAGCACAAGGTAAAGGAGATGGTAGGCGCTGCGGCAGAAAGATGCGGTGTGGCGCATTTCCGCGGCAGACTCCTTCGCAATCTCTCCGGCGGTTATCAGCAGCGTGTAGGCATTGCCCAGGCCATTGTGCACAATCCAAAATTTGTGGTGCTGGATGAACCCACCAACGGCCTCGATCCCAACCAGATCCTGGAAGTGCGAAACCTCATCAAGGAGATCTCGCAGGACAGATCTGTTTTGCTTTCCACGCATATCCTCACTGAAGTACAGGCAACCTGCCAGGATATCAAAATGATCGAAGAAGGCAAGATCGTATTTGCCGGCACCATCGAAATGTTCGACAACTACATCGAACCGAATTCGCTTATCCTTAGTCTGGATACACCACCATTGCAGGATGAGCTCATGAAACTCGAAGGTGTTAAATCTGTGGAGCAGATGGCTTCTTACAAATTCAGACTGGGCTATGATGGCGATAAACGTACTGCCCAGAAGATCGCGGCAGCCAGCGTGAACAACGGCTGGGGCCTCATGGAAATGATGATCGAAAAAAGTTCACTCGATGCTGTGTTCGCCAGCCTGTCCAAGAAAAATCCAAATTAG
- a CDS encoding SusC/RagA family TonB-linked outer membrane protein: protein MRLTTLLLTAAILQANASGLAQTVTVSGKNIPLKKLFSTIKQQTGYVIFSNAIAFKDAHGFTLSVRDMPLRTLLDSISNDLNLTYVIKEKTIVLSRKTTSPVTVDPVIASAFAPPAKVSGVVRTSEGEPLGGASISLKGQTVGKVTSAKGEFSLSSLPENAVLIVSMLGYEPLEISIRKLNDGYTAVITSAGPNKGSIKVSSGNNVTIDITLMSRETKMNDVVVTGYMTIDKNKYVGAVTTVDPDKIKVAGETSIDQMLQGHVPGMLVTMSSGQVGSTPKIRVRGTSTILGNQEPLWVVDGVIQRDPLPMPNGSGSLAGDMGELRLIASNAISWLNPNDIESITVLKDASATAIYGSQAANGVIVLTTKKPKPGQMAVNYTGSYTVGQRPRYSMYDLMNSQELMQFSKEVYEARDSYTYEVLPIGYGGLIQKLQNKEIDQATLEREYRKMETMNTDWFDLLFRNAFSQNHSISISGGTEKLSNRTSFNVQQQKGEAIGNDLLTFSATSNTTARFNDRLTVNFLLNGTVREADGFAYGVDPFEYAYNTSRTIPMYNDDGTLAYHYKRGNSSNSFPSKFFYNYNIQNELNNTNNNNSTKSLSSTVDARLKITKDLQYQGLFSYNIAATDVKSYATELSNYITQFRGYEFGSVLSNSPQELASALPFGGLVQLQSSTNRGYTLRNSLVYNKVFNDKHAVTAQLGTEARSTITEGSMNTRYGYLRYRGEQFAPVPLVVVSNGNGTATPLHEAMRQNSSIVNTELNYLSEYFSGVYAYDQRYIFNVNARLDASNRFGQDKNKRFQPTWSIGGKWRIGNEPFLSGLHWLNSFDLSASYGYQGNTVEAVSPYLIATDGGLSSLFKQYTLSIKSLPYLELGWEKTKSWNFGLDFSFLSGRLNATFNYYKKISNVLASREVPVENGMNSATVFGSEMENKGYDLIVNVVPVRTKDFTWQFSVNTGLARNTLKENQRINTRADFLNGQAIVNGQSYSTFYSYSYKGLNHSTGRPEFNNMDIKLTANDLDYLVKSGKLEPDFSGGFNTSVRYKSFSFSAQFAMAFGAQKRLPVFYNNSGAPTPEQNVPRLLNDRWKQPGDEAYTNIPSVPAGNPNRININLPTIVPFGISPYEMYNNSDLRVADVDFIRCRQISLAYDLPQTLVKKIRSKRMNVGFSLANPFLVSFDDKWNGYDPETGGWPARRTASLSINMSL from the coding sequence ATGAGATTGACTACTTTGTTACTGACTGCGGCCATCTTACAGGCCAACGCTTCAGGTCTCGCCCAAACCGTGACTGTTTCAGGGAAGAACATCCCCCTGAAAAAACTCTTTTCCACCATCAAACAGCAGACAGGCTATGTGATCTTCAGCAATGCCATTGCATTCAAAGATGCACATGGATTCACGCTTTCCGTACGTGATATGCCGCTGCGAACATTGCTGGATTCTATCAGCAATGATCTGAATCTCACGTACGTGATCAAAGAAAAGACCATCGTACTGAGCCGCAAAACAACAAGCCCTGTAACTGTTGATCCGGTGATAGCATCGGCTTTCGCACCACCTGCAAAAGTTTCAGGCGTAGTTCGCACTTCCGAGGGAGAACCACTTGGCGGCGCTTCCATCTCACTGAAAGGTCAGACCGTAGGTAAAGTAACTTCCGCCAAAGGTGAATTCAGCCTGAGCTCCCTTCCGGAAAATGCAGTGCTGATCGTGAGCATGCTGGGCTACGAACCACTGGAGATCAGCATCCGCAAACTTAATGACGGATACACTGCTGTTATTACCAGCGCAGGCCCCAATAAAGGTTCTATCAAAGTAAGCTCGGGTAATAATGTAACCATCGATATCACATTGATGTCGAGAGAAACCAAAATGAATGATGTGGTGGTAACAGGTTACATGACCATCGACAAAAACAAATATGTAGGCGCTGTAACTACCGTTGATCCGGACAAGATCAAAGTGGCAGGTGAAACAAGTATCGACCAGATGCTACAGGGACATGTGCCCGGTATGCTGGTGACGATGTCTTCCGGCCAGGTTGGTTCCACTCCAAAGATCAGGGTGCGCGGTACTTCCACCATCCTGGGAAACCAGGAACCACTCTGGGTAGTGGATGGTGTGATCCAGCGCGACCCGCTTCCCATGCCCAATGGCAGCGGCTCACTCGCCGGTGATATGGGTGAGCTCAGGCTCATCGCTTCCAACGCCATCTCATGGCTCAATCCCAACGACATTGAATCCATCACGGTATTGAAAGATGCCTCCGCTACTGCTATCTATGGTTCTCAGGCTGCCAATGGTGTGATCGTACTCACTACCAAAAAGCCAAAACCCGGACAGATGGCCGTGAACTACACCGGCAGCTATACTGTTGGTCAGCGTCCCCGCTATTCCATGTATGATCTCATGAACTCACAGGAACTGATGCAGTTCTCCAAAGAAGTATATGAAGCCCGCGACAGCTACACCTACGAAGTACTGCCGATCGGTTATGGCGGCCTGATCCAGAAACTCCAAAACAAAGAGATCGATCAGGCTACTCTTGAAAGGGAATACAGGAAAATGGAAACGATGAATACAGACTGGTTCGATCTCCTGTTCCGTAATGCTTTCAGCCAGAACCACAGTATCAGCATCTCAGGTGGTACGGAAAAACTGAGCAACAGAACATCCTTCAACGTACAACAACAGAAAGGCGAAGCTATCGGTAACGACCTGCTCACCTTCTCCGCCACATCCAATACCACTGCACGTTTCAACGATCGTCTTACCGTCAACTTCCTGTTGAACGGAACAGTTCGTGAAGCCGACGGTTTTGCATACGGAGTAGATCCTTTCGAATATGCATACAACACCTCACGCACCATTCCCATGTACAATGATGATGGTACACTTGCCTATCATTACAAAAGAGGGAACAGCAGTAATTCATTCCCCAGCAAATTCTTCTATAATTACAATATCCAGAATGAGCTGAACAACACAAATAATAACAACAGTACAAAATCATTATCATCCACCGTTGATGCAAGATTGAAGATCACGAAAGACCTGCAATACCAGGGGCTCTTCTCTTACAATATCGCAGCTACGGATGTGAAGTCTTATGCAACTGAGCTTTCCAATTATATCACACAGTTCAGGGGCTACGAATTCGGTTCAGTGCTGAGCAATTCTCCGCAGGAACTGGCCAGTGCACTGCCTTTCGGAGGTCTGGTACAATTGCAGTCGAGCACCAACAGGGGTTATACATTACGTAACAGCCTTGTGTACAACAAGGTGTTCAATGATAAGCACGCAGTAACTGCGCAGCTTGGAACCGAAGCCAGGTCTACCATTACAGAAGGAAGTATGAATACGCGTTATGGCTACCTGCGCTATCGCGGAGAGCAATTCGCTCCTGTTCCTTTGGTAGTTGTTTCCAATGGCAACGGTACTGCAACCCCTCTGCATGAAGCTATGCGCCAGAATTCTTCCATCGTGAATACAGAGCTCAATTACCTGAGTGAATATTTTTCCGGTGTGTATGCTTATGACCAGCGCTATATCTTCAATGTGAATGCGCGCCTGGATGCCAGTAACCGTTTTGGCCAGGATAAGAACAAACGCTTCCAGCCAACCTGGTCTATCGGCGGTAAATGGAGGATCGGCAACGAGCCTTTCCTCAGTGGACTCCACTGGCTCAACAGCTTCGATCTGTCTGCTTCTTATGGCTACCAGGGTAATACCGTGGAAGCCGTAAGCCCATACCTCATCGCTACTGATGGAGGCCTGAGCAGTCTCTTCAAACAATACACGCTCTCCATCAAGTCACTTCCTTACCTGGAACTGGGATGGGAGAAAACGAAGTCCTGGAACTTCGGTCTCGATTTCTCTTTCCTCAGCGGCAGGCTGAACGCCACTTTCAACTACTACAAGAAGATCAGTAATGTACTTGCCTCCAGGGAAGTGCCTGTTGAGAATGGTATGAACTCTGCAACTGTATTCGGTTCTGAAATGGAAAACAAAGGTTATGACCTCATCGTGAATGTGGTGCCGGTGCGTACCAAAGATTTCACCTGGCAGTTCTCTGTAAATACCGGATTGGCCAGGAACACACTCAAGGAAAACCAGCGTATCAATACCAGGGCTGATTTTCTCAATGGTCAGGCCATCGTGAATGGACAATCATATTCCACTTTCTATTCCTATTCATACAAAGGATTGAATCATTCTACCGGAAGACCGGAGTTCAATAATATGGACATCAAGCTTACTGCCAACGATCTGGACTACCTGGTGAAGAGTGGTAAACTGGAGCCGGATTTCAGCGGAGGCTTCAACACTTCTGTTCGATACAAGAGCTTTTCATTCAGTGCACAGTTTGCTATGGCATTCGGAGCTCAAAAGCGTTTACCGGTTTTCTATAACAACAGTGGTGCGCCAACTCCAGAGCAGAATGTACCGAGATTGCTGAACGATCGCTGGAAACAGCCGGGTGACGAAGCTTACACCAATATCCCTTCAGTGCCTGCAGGTAATCCGAACCGGATCAATATCAACCTTCCCACCATTGTTCCTTTTGGCATTTCTCCTTACGAGATGTACAATAATTCTGACCTGCGTGTAGCAGATGTTGATTTCATCCGTTGCCGTCAGATCTCCCTGGCATATGATCTGCCGCAGACCCTGGTGAAGAAGATTCGCTCCAAACGTATGAATGTCGGTTTCAGTTTGGCTAACCCCTTCCTCGTATCATTCGATGATAAATGGAATGGATACGATCCTGAAACCGGAGGCTGGCCTGCAAGGAGGACTGCATCATTGTCTATTAATATGTCGCTCTAA
- a CDS encoding RNA polymerase sigma-70 factor, translated as METSYSSYQEIELIEAFRAGNEQAFTEVYKRLYKRVYLFASKYVTQPADAQDLTAETFVQLWNRRSDFHNLDGIAAFLHVTVRNKCFNLLKHQNMKEDKKEELLQLLNEQNTEDFYLERVQSELLHRIYAEVDKLPPRMREIFLLSYREGLKPAEIAAKLQLRVQTVTNQRVSAVRLLQQALRQDPLAIILLVMLTEGPGLLS; from the coding sequence TTGGAAACCAGCTACTCATCATACCAGGAAATTGAACTCATCGAAGCTTTCCGCGCCGGCAATGAACAAGCCTTCACGGAGGTCTACAAGCGCCTGTACAAGCGGGTTTACCTCTTCGCCAGCAAATACGTAACCCAACCCGCCGACGCCCAGGACCTTACCGCAGAAACCTTCGTTCAGCTCTGGAACAGACGTTCTGATTTCCATAATTTAGACGGCATCGCTGCCTTCCTCCACGTCACCGTACGCAATAAATGCTTCAACCTCCTCAAACACCAGAACATGAAGGAGGACAAAAAAGAAGAATTGCTTCAGCTCTTGAACGAACAAAACACTGAAGACTTCTACCTTGAGCGCGTACAGTCCGAACTCCTGCACCGCATCTACGCCGAAGTAGACAAGCTTCCGCCGCGCATGCGGGAAATATTCCTCTTATCCTATCGGGAAGGACTTAAACCAGCCGAGATCGCAGCAAAACTGCAGCTCCGCGTCCAGACCGTCACCAATCAACGGGTAAGCGCTGTCAGGCTTCTCCAGCAGGCCCTTCGCCAGGATCCGCTGGCAATCATCCTGCTGGTAATGCTTACAGAAGGCCCCGGACTCTTATCCTGA
- a CDS encoding PQQ-dependent sugar dehydrogenase, with protein sequence MNKNCMQALRSRTPLFSIITGLCFLLLLQACKKGDHMPGKEIDLKLIADNLISPLGAMSAPDQSKRLFVIDQIGKVWIIDKNNQMLPVPLIDLSSKMVTLNPNYDERGLLGLAFHPGFKSNGKFYVYYNLPPRSGGPAPGANWNNLSRVSEFKIAAANPNMADMNSEKILLDLDDPQGNHNGGTIAFGPDGYLYIAIGDGGGANDTPVGHADDWYPVNAGGNGQDNEANLFGNILRIDVNSGSPYGIPQDNPFVNKPGRDEIYAFGFRNPFRCSFDMGGSHGLYAGDAGQVLYEEINLVKKGGNYGWNVREGRHCFNAANNKEELPSCPLVDNMGMPLIDPVIELNNWQNPKGGKATTIIGGNVYRGHDISGLYGNYIFGTFSQGPGTPNGELFIARPSFSGNWDYSELVLKNRPDDIGYYLKGFGQDNMGEMYLTVSSMAGPSGNTGKVYKLVEVKKNGKPDKDDDIKKGDY encoded by the coding sequence ATGAACAAGAATTGTATGCAGGCTTTGCGGAGCAGAACGCCTCTGTTCTCCATCATCACTGGTTTATGTTTTCTTTTGTTATTACAGGCTTGTAAGAAAGGAGACCATATGCCGGGCAAGGAGATCGATCTGAAACTCATCGCAGACAACCTGATTTCTCCGCTTGGGGCGATGTCTGCACCTGATCAGAGTAAGCGCCTGTTTGTGATCGATCAGATCGGTAAAGTTTGGATCATCGATAAGAATAACCAAATGCTGCCGGTTCCGCTGATCGATCTCAGCAGCAAAATGGTAACACTGAATCCCAATTATGATGAACGCGGCTTACTGGGGCTGGCATTCCATCCCGGTTTCAAAAGCAATGGGAAATTCTATGTGTATTATAACCTGCCGCCCCGCAGTGGCGGACCCGCACCTGGCGCCAACTGGAATAATCTCAGCCGTGTTTCGGAATTCAAAATCGCAGCAGCAAATCCCAATATGGCGGATATGAATTCAGAAAAGATCCTGCTTGACCTGGATGATCCGCAAGGCAACCACAACGGTGGCACCATCGCATTCGGACCTGATGGCTATCTGTACATCGCCATCGGTGATGGCGGTGGCGCCAATGATACACCCGTCGGACATGCAGACGATTGGTATCCCGTAAATGCAGGCGGTAACGGGCAGGACAATGAAGCTAATCTCTTCGGCAATATCCTTCGCATAGACGTCAACAGCGGTTCGCCATATGGCATCCCGCAAGACAATCCCTTCGTGAACAAACCAGGCAGAGATGAGATCTATGCTTTCGGTTTCCGCAATCCTTTCCGTTGTTCCTTCGATATGGGCGGCTCTCATGGGTTGTATGCAGGTGATGCCGGACAAGTGTTGTATGAGGAGATCAACCTGGTAAAAAAAGGCGGCAACTACGGATGGAATGTGAGAGAAGGAAGGCATTGTTTCAATGCAGCCAACAATAAAGAAGAATTGCCATCCTGCCCGCTGGTAGACAATATGGGTATGCCGCTCATCGATCCTGTGATCGAATTGAACAACTGGCAAAACCCCAAAGGCGGAAAAGCAACTACCATTATCGGAGGCAATGTCTATCGTGGGCACGATATTTCCGGCTTGTATGGCAATTATATTTTTGGCACTTTCTCACAAGGTCCGGGTACGCCCAATGGAGAGTTATTTATTGCCAGACCTTCTTTCTCCGGCAACTGGGATTATTCAGAACTGGTGCTGAAGAACCGTCCGGATGATATCGGATATTATCTCAAAGGATTTGGTCAGGACAATATGGGCGAAATGTACCTCACTGTATCCAGTATGGCCGGGCCTTCAGGAAATACTGGAAAAGTATACAAGCTGGTTGAAGTCAAAAAGAATGGCAAACCTGATAAAGATGATGATATCAAAAAAGGAGATTACTGA